The genomic segment TTCCAATTTGCCTAGCAGcaatatttctttctgttcctgGTGGCAAATAAATAGCAGTTGTCACCTGCTGGTTAGAGTAgctaaaaaaactccaaacaatgcaacccaaagcattccttacatgttaaaaaataataatagcaaaAACATCACTTTACTTCCATAGAATTTGTTCCCAATGAGCTATTATATGGCTATAATAATAGTTCTCTTTCTAAACAGATTGTATTTTTAGCCACATATTCGAGTTTATCTCTGAAGGACTACTAATATTAAAGACACCACACTAGCACCTATCCCGCTGAACGCAGCAACTTATGAGGCAATTTATTAGTTAACAAGAGGAGTCTGCTTTCTAATCCACATCTTTGCATTTTGTGCATATTAAAAAATCCCCTCCCATGCATATTAAAAAATCCCCTCCCATGCCTTTTTTTGTCCTTAATGTATTCACTTTAAAGCCAGTTGTACATCGTGGTGTGTGTGCTTTCGGGACAAGCTAATCTGGGGGCAATACTCAATCGGTCACTCACTCTTATGAATGTTTTGTCTGTACCTGTAGTCTTTTGTGTTCACCTCCTGTTTCTAGCCAAAGGTGGTTTATTTTACAGAGAATGAACAAAATCACGCCATTTCTATTAGCGTGAAGCAGTTTATTAAGTGATAATGCAATGAGACAGTACGGAGATGCTTTAAGGCAGGATAATGAGCTGCTTCTGCTGTCTCAGCTCTTCTACCTGACGAGCAGAGGAATGAACCTGAGGGCTCACAGTAGGGTTGCAGTCCCTCCCTGCTTGCTGCAGAAGGGTGGTCACTCACAGCAGGTttctgtgctccctgcctggcactCATCTCACAGCacccaggagcagaggctgcctctgccccctccctgcctgctcgCCCAAATTCGGCTTCAGCATGCCGTCCTGAAGCTGAATGGAAGCACCCTTTCTCCCCCGAGGGGTTGTGTGCCACGAAAAGCggcccatcctgctgctctgttcAGATGGAGCAGTGGTTCCCCAGCCCTaagtgctgctgtgttttgttgcAGACGGAGAAGGCTGACCGGCGCCAGAACTTCGTCTCCCTTGCTTTACGTAAGCGCTACAGCTATCTGACTGAGCCTGGAATGAGTGAGTTGCTCTTACCAAAGTACTAAACCGTGTAGATGTGATTGTTCATAAGAAGAGACATTTTTTCTATAAACGTTGTATTTGGTGtcattctggggaaaaaattaaaaaaaaaaaaaaaggagaaaaggaaacaaaaagctgTCTAAAACAAAACTCTTGGATGGACTGTGAACTCTTGTGTTGTGAGAGCTTGAGGAATCCTGACTGGCAAATTATGTGTGTTAGTTAAGTAAAAATATAATAGTTTTGAAAAGTTCAATGTAGTTCCAGAGGAAGAGGATTGCAAATTGCTTTCCAAAAGTGTCTTTTCATCTCCTCTTTGAAGCATTAGAGAAAGATGCTGTAGAACGGAATATTACACAAAAATTCAGCCACTCAGATAAGTACTTAAATGTTTAGATGTTTAGCCAAAATAGAGTCTctcatattttatattttccctcttctttctcctccccttccctttttcctctgttCCCTGCAGATGCTTTTTATTCCCTGGCACCACACATTGCTTCTTCCTAAACATGTGTTCCCCTTGACCAGACCTGTGGCATTCTCTTCCTCCCCAGTTAAATACAATAATGTATTTGGCTTAGCTTTTCTTCCTCACTTCTCCTCTATAAGGTCAACTGCTATTGTTTCCCATTTCCAGgctttttcttgcctttttttccccccacttttgACTTCTCAGTTGCTACCCTGCCACAGACCCTTTGATATAATTCCATAAAATCCATAGACAAACTTCATCGGGTCTTGGGAGTTCCCACTGGATGGCTGCTGCTTAATTATCCTATAAGATCTGTGGCTTCTTTGGATCAGATGTGCTCCAGAATATGTTGCACTTCTCAGGCCGGGAAGAAGACTCCAAGCATATAACATCTGAAGAAGCTCTCAGATCTGCTGAGACATCTTGATGGACTGTTAAGGTATTGTCACAGGCTTGATTGGAACtgagagagggggaaaatgaAATTGCTGGAAAGAAGCTTGATGACTGTATATCATTCACAATAAATTTTTCCCCCCCGTcactgggagggaaaaaaagttttatttattcaCCAAAGGTCCATTAAGTCTCATTCGCAAAAAATTGTCAGATTGTTTTTGCTCTTCAACTGCAAAGAGGAGCACAGAAGCGGCATCTTAAATGTCTCTGAATCTGTGATTTGACAGGCAAAAAGGAGTGAGGAGGGCAGCCTGACAGCCTAGTCAGTTGTGACAGACCAGCTCGTGATGGTGCAATGGGGTTCCAGTGAAGACACGTCCTAACACTAACTGCTGAACAAGTTATTAGTTCTTTTCAGAATCATTTTGGAGCTTGTTTCTTGAACTCAAGACTCTATGAACTTCTGGTGGATGTCAGCAGCTACTGCTAATTAAATCTTCAGAATAAATAATAGTATTTATAATAGTTTCATAATAGTTGATTTGATTAAGtacattttggggtttttgttcgGGTGAGGAGAGAGAAGTGTATTTCCACTTTAAAATATTGTAGTACGAAGAGTGGGCATTTCTTGATTCAGTCTGTGCCAGTCAGGGCTAGTACTCAAGCTCTCTTCAACATAAATGTTTTTATGAAGTATCACCAGCCATCCACACTGACTTCTGGGCTTTTATTGGCTTCTATAGGACCAGCACATTTCTCCTTGCAGGATATGGACCTGTGGTGCACTGAATATTCACTATTCTATAGGAGTGTGTGTGCTGAAACAGTTCAGTGTTAGCCTTGTTGAGCTTCTTTCACTGTGAGTTACTGTCTGTCTATAAGACAGATCAAGCAGGTTTGACAAATTATTAGTGTAACTTTAGAGAAAGGTATGTTGAATAAGTTCTTTGCATATTTTAGCTCCATTTCTAATTCCaactttaaaggaaaacaaaaattcctCAAAGTTGCTTTCAGTGTCAACTCTCTGAATGTTATTGCTGTATCAGAGGATATGTTTGTGTAATGCAATTCCCAGAAATACTTTCTGACATGAGTGCCTCCTGTGATGCAAAATGTGGTTGATGATAATTCTGTTTAAATGCCTATGAATAAGCTGAGAGTTCTGGGGGATGATAACATTTAACAGGTTTGTCCTTGCTAGGAATTTATTTCATAATCTATTTTCCTTTGACTGCTTTTCTAATGTTACCTTTTGAGAACTGTAAAGTTGAACAGGTCTGTCTTTGAGCTGATACAAGAAATCTCCTCAAAAGGTACCAAGACACTACATCTTGTAGAAAAAGTGTACTCTTCTTTAATGACCTCTTGTGAAATTTTGTAAGGTTTATGTATTTGTGCTTAATACACCATACGAAATGGGTTAATCTGTGTGCTCGTTCTGACATGACATTTGTGCATGAATAAAAACTGATTCAGTTGCTTTGCCTGCTCACAACTATCATACATCATACTTGCCACATTTCATTTACAACATATGCTTCTTAAAATCATTTCATGAAAAGTTTTACTTTCGTTTTTACCAGACAAAAGGAATATTGCATGAGAAACAAATGCATatgttcctttctttcttttttctttttctttttttttttaaatattgactCAGAAAAGCTCTTGCTCTTATTGGCTTTGTGAGTGTGAAGCATATCCGAATTGTGCATGGAAGATATAGATTTGAATTTATTCCAGTTGCTTCACAGTTTGCACATCAATTGCCTGTCACTTAAAGGAATTTTGGTTTCTGCATGAAATAGTTCTGaagtggtttaaaaaaatattttagctaCATAATGTCATTTTACGCaagtttatatttttgtatagGATCAAATCTGAACAGAACAACAATAGAAATTATTAAATGGATAATTCTAATAGTTGCACAAAGCAGAGACATACCTAAACAGGCAAAATAAAGCTGATATGAGTATTTCAGAAGTAGCACATCAGAAAGTCAATAGGAAGTAAGAGAAGAAATTTTGATGTGGCTTTATTTTTACCTTATGGATtccttttgtgtgttttctgttCTCCATTGTTTGCAGATTTGGTTGCTATGTGCTTTCCGTCTTCCATTTCATGTTGCTTTTTGGTTCGGACCAGTTATCAGTATATGGCTCGTTcctaattttttctttccttttttaaatcttcttttgCCTCTTCCATCCCAACTCATGCAAACAATTGTACTTGCTTTTTGTAATATTACAACGTTTACTGACCAATTTTCTTCTCTGGTCTCTCTGTTTTTCAACcatttttgttgatttttatgtttgattttaatttaaCAATTTAAGAAACAGTTGAACGGAGTGCAGGAGCAACAAGATCCCTACCTGCTACTTACTCATACAAGCCATTCTTTTCAACACGGCCATATCAGTCATGGACAACAGCTCCAATTACAGTGCCTGGGCAAACCAAATCAGGCTTCACTTCCTTATCAAGCTCTTCCTCTAACACTCCTACAGCTTCCCCATTAAAATCAATATGGTCTGTTTCTTCTACTTCTCCAATCAAATCCACGTTAGGAGCTTCTACCACGTCTTCAGTTAAATCTGTTAGTGATGTAGCATCTCCGATTAGATCGTTTCGGACAATCTCTTCGCCAATAAAAACTGTGGTCTCGCAGCCTCCCTACAACATGCAGGTCACTTCAGGCTCTTTCATCAGAGCTCCCGCAGTCACAGAAGCTGCCAGTCTCAAAGGGCTGGCCTCCACTACCACATTCCCCTCTCGGACATCTCCAGTGACTACAGCAGGATCTCTCTTGGAGAGATCATCCATAACCATGACGCCTCCAGCATCCCCCAAATCCAACATTAACATGTACTCTTCGAGCTTGCCACTTAAATCGGTCATCACATCAGCATCCTCACTTTTATCGTCCCCTCTAAAGTCAGTGGTGTCACCTGCTAAGTCAGCAGTTGATGCTGTTTCATCCACTAAAGTCATGATGGCCTCGTCTCTCTCGTCGCCAGCAAAACATGTAGCTGGGCACACAGATGTACCATTGCTCAATGGGTCTGTGTCACCTCTGAAATACCCATCCTCTGCCAACTTAATAAACGGATCCAAAGCTGCAGGTGTTTTTCAAGACAAgatctctgcagctgcacattCTGCAACTTGTGCTGCTAACGCAGTTGCTGACACGGCTGAGAGAGTGTTTTCAACAGCTACAACAATGTCATTTTCTCCACTCAGGTCATTTGTGTCTTCAGCACCATCAGCTTTCCAGTCAATGAGAACTCCTCCTGCAGGTGCTTTGTACACAGCCCTTGGGTCAATATCTGCAACTACCTCATCAGTAACTTCATCAACAATAACAGTGCCGGTATATTCTGTAGTCAATGTTTTGTCTGAACCAGCATTAAAGAAGCTCCCAGAGTCGTCTTCGCTTACAAAATCAGCCGCTGCATTACTGTCACCTATTAAAACATTGACTACAGAGGCGCGCACGCAGCCTACCTTTACTCGAACTTCATCTCCAATAAAATCATCCTTGTTTTTAGCACCCTCTGCTCTCAAACTGTCCACACCATCTTCCTTATCCTCCAGTCAGGAGATACTGAAAGATGTTGCTGAAATGAAAGAGGATCTGATAAGAATGACTGCGATATTGCAGACAGATGTCGCAGAGGAGAAGCCGTTCCAACCTGACATACCAAAAGAGGGTAGAATTGATGATGAAGAGCCCTTTAAAATTGTTGAGAAAGTAAAAGAGGACTTAGTAAAAGTTAGTGAGATTCTGAAAAAGGATGTGTGTTTAGAAAGTAAAGGGTCGGCTAAAGTACCCAAAAGTGATCAAGGACACCTGTCCGAGGATGACTGGGTAGAGTTCAGTACAGAGGAGATTGATGAAGCGAGACAGCAAGCTTTGACAAGCCCTCCTATATCTGTTCCAGAGAAGGTCCaaattaaaactaaaaccaTGTCGGAAAAGGATTATAGCTTGTCAAAAGTTATTGATTACTTAGCGAATGATATCGGTAGCAGTTCATTAACAAACATAAAGTACAAGtttgaagaggggaaaaaagaaggtgAAGAGAGACAAAAGCGCATTTTAAAACCAGCCATCGCTTTGCAGGAACATAAACTTAAAATGCCTCCAGCCTCCATGAGGCCTTCAACATCGGAAAAGGAGTTATGTAAAATTGCAGACTCCTTTTTTGGAACAGACACTATTTTGGAGTCTCCAGATGACTTTTCTCAACATGATCAAGATAAAAGTCCCTTGTCTGACAGTGGCTTTGAAACGAGGAGCGAAAAGACACCTTCTGCCCCACAAAGTGCTGAAAGCACAGGGCCAAAACCACTTTTCCACGATGTGCCCATCCCTCCTGTCATTACAGAAACAAGAACTGAAGTAGTTCACGTCATCCGCAGCTACGAACCATCTTCGGAAGATATTCCAGAGCAGAAGGCAGAGGAGCTACCAGCCTCAAAACCTTCCCCTACATTTATGGAGCTGGAGCAAAAACCTTCTGGGTCCATTAAAGAGAAGGTTAAAGCTTTTCAAATGAAAGCCAGTGGCAGTGAAGAGGACGACCATAAGTGCGTCCTTGGTAAAGGTGTCCGAGTAAAAGAAGAAACTCATATCACTACAACAACTAGGATGGTTTATCATAAACCTCCGTGCACAGAAAGCACCTCTGAAAGAATTGAGGAAACAATGTCTGTTCATGACATAATGAAAGCCTTTCAGTCTGGACGTGACCCTTCCAAAGAACTGGCAGGTCTGTTTGAACATAAATCATCAGTAACGTCCGATGTTAGCAAGTCTGCTGAAACTTCACCACAACATGCAGAGAAGGACAGCAAAATGAAACCCAAACTGGAGCGAATAATAGAGGTCCATATTGAACAAGGTAATCAGGCTGAACCTACTGAAGTCATTattagagaaacaaaaaagcatccagaaaaagaaatgtatgTATATCAGAAAGACTTACCTCGGGGAGATATTAACTTAAAAGAGTTGGAAAAACATGATGCTTTTCCTTGTTCAGACGAACAAGGTCAGCAAGAAGAAGAGGAGCTCACGGCCGAAGAGTCACTTCCTTCTTATCTGGAATCCTCTAGAGTTAACACTCCCGTGTCCCAGGAAGAAGACAGTCGCCCTAGTTCTGCTCAACTCATGTCTGATGACTCTTACAAAACACTGAAGCTTTTGAGTCAGCACTCAGTAGAATACCATGATGATGAGTTGTCAGAACTAAGAGGGGAGTCTTACAGGTTTGCTGAGAAAATGCTTCTTTCAGAAAAGCTAGATGTGTCTCATTCTGATACTGAGGAGTCAGTTACTGACCATGCTCTACCCCTTAGTGTAGAGTTACAGGGGACTGATAAACGATGCAGAGAAAAAGTAGCTACTGCCCCCAAAAAAGAGATTATCTCCAAAATCTATAAAGATGTATCTGAAAATGGTGTAGGTAAAATGTCTAAGGAGGATCATTATGATAAAGTGACAGTGTTACACTACACTGGAGATGTTAGTAGTCACAAACATGCAATGTGGATGCGCTTTACTGAGGACAGATTAGACAGAGGTAGAGAAAAGTTGATATATGAAGACAGGGTGGACAGGACTGTTaaagaggcagaagaaaaactgACTGAAGTATCCCAGTTTTTTCGGGATAAAACAGAGAAGTTGAATGATGAGCTACAGTCTCCAGAGAAAAAGCAGCATAAAAAAAATGGCAAGGAAATACATTCtagccagagctctgccagcagcagccccgagAAGGTTCTGCTCTCTGAATTGCCATCATCTGGGGATGATTGGAGTAAGGTGAAGCAGTATGCACATGATGGGAAGTGCTTTCCCAAGGTGGATGAAAGGAAAGCATCCAGTTTGCCCAGCAGTCCTGAAAAAAGGATATATGTGCAACCTGCAGAGGACTCTAAACGAACTATGGAACACAAAGGAAGCGCTCAGCAGACTGGAGTGCCTGAGACTGGATTTCAGCTGAAGCAGTCAAAGCTCAGTTCCATTAGGCTTAAATTTGAGCAAGGTATAAGTCCCAGAAGTAAGGACGTaactcaagaagaaaaaaagctggaTGGTCAGTCCAAAATTCCAGTAAAAAAATTGCAAGAAAGTAAGTTACCAGTGTATCAGTCCTATTCAAGAGAGAAACACGCAAAGCAAATAGAGGTCATTGATGGGAGCACAGCTTTACAGAAAGAGGTGAAAATACAGGAAGACCTTGTTCCAGGTAAAGGGAAAGCTGTGGAAGACTCTCGTGCTTCAGACACACAAAGAACTGAGATGAGGAAAGGCGTGGCAGAATGCATTTCAGAACCACGGGCAAAAGACCTGGCGTATGGCTCAGACTCAACAGCGAAGGGACACTGGGACAAAAAAATCTATAGGACGTGGGAAAGTCCTGGAACTTCTAACCAtaaaacacagaaggaaaagctttcACATGTGCTGGTTCCAGATACAGTAAAAGAAAACCATGTTGATCATGCTGAATCTAAAACTGACCAAAAAAGTGAATTTATCACTGTGACAGAGCACAAAGTGGCCTCAAATGGAATCCATTCGGAAGAAGTGAAGGAACTGACTGTAAAATCCCCCTCAAAAAGGGTTTTATACAGAGAATTTGTTGTCAGGGAGGGGGAGCGTAATGGTGAAGTGGCTGATAAAGTAtccaaaaggaaagaagaaattgcTGTGTCCCATATCCCAGTCAGAATTGTTGAGGAGAAGAGAGCCATGCTTGATGGTGTCTATGAACTTTCAGCTAAAGTATCCCAATCAGCTGTGATTCAGGAGAAAGTTGAAAGGCAGATTGATTATGTggaagatgaaaaaataaagcattcaGAAATCAGAAAGGTTACCAAGCAGCAGAGCTCAATAGGTTTAAGTCCTCCTGCTGAGGAAACAGAGCTATCCCCTAGCAAATCACCAGATTCTTTAGAATGTAGCCCAGGAAAGGAATTTCCTTCAAGTGACATAGCTGACCCCAGTGCCAGTGATTACTTGAATAAAGTTGCACCGCTAGTGAGCACTGAGGGAGTAAAAGAAATTAAGACCTTACCTGTTTATGTCAGTTTTGTTCAAGTAGGAAAGCAATATGAGAAAGAGGTGCAACAAGGTAGtataaaaaaaattgtcagtCAGGAAAGTAAGACGGTACAAGAGACGAGGGGGACATTTTACACAGCTAGGCAGCAGAAACAGCCTCCTTCTCCACAAGGTAGTCCAGAGGATGACACGCTAGAACAAGTGTCCTTTATAGACAGCTCTGGTAAAAGCCCTTTAACACCAGAAACACCGAGTTCAGAGGAAGTGAGTTACGAGTTTACATCTAAAACACCTGACTCACTAATAGCTTATATCCCAGGCAAGCCCAGCCCTATACCTGAGGTGTCTGAGGAGTcagaggaggaagcagaggcTAAGACAACATCTGTGAAACAGGCAGAGGTTGAGGAACCACAGATTGACAAAACATTACCTAATCTTATAAACAAGGACTCTAACAAAAGACCCAAAGGTAACAGAGTTGCCTATATTGAattccctcctcctccaccaCTGGATGCAGATCAAGGTGAATCAGAAAAGAAGCCTCATTATTCCACTGAGAGTGAGATGGAGATGACTGAAGTGAACTTGCAAGATGAACACGACAAGTGCCAGCTGGCTGAACCTGTCATCAGAGTGCAGCCACCTTCTCCTGTGCCACCGGGAGCAGATGTCAGTGACTCCAGTGATGATGAATCCCTCTATCAGCCCGTTCCGCTTAAAAAGTATACGTTCAAACTGAAAGAGCTGGAAGATGACCACAAAGAGACCTCAAAACCCAAAGCCCCTGAAAAGATTGAGAAACAGAAAGAGTTAGGACATCCCACTTCTGGGAAACCCAATGAGTTTGACAATGGGGTTGAGTCACCCCAGAATGATGTAGTGCAAAATGGGAGTAACAATGACCAGTCTGTCACAGAGTGTTCCATAGCAACCACTGCAGAATTCTCCCATGATACCGATGCGACAGAGATTGACTCTCTGGACGGTTATGATTTGCAAGATGAAGATGATGGTTTAACTGAGAGTGATTCTAAACTTGCAGGTCCGGCAGTTGAAACCAAAAAGGACGTATGGACTACAGAAGGCATTCTAAAGCAGACTGATCGCTGCTTTAGCCAGAGTAAGCTTGAAGTCATTGAGGAGGAAGGCAAGGTAGGCCCTGAAGAAGACAAGACACCTTCCAAAGGTCCATCTTCTGACAAAGCTGGAGATAAGAGCGATAAGAAGTCAGGGGCacagtttttctctttggaaggCAGACACCCTGACAGGACTGTATTTCCCGACTCGTATTTCAGTTACAAAGTAGACGAAGAATTCGCAACACCTTTCAAAACTGTGGCCACCAAGAGTCTAGATTTTGACCCGTGGTCGAATAACCGAGGTGACGATGAAGTGTTTGAGACTAAATCGAGGGAGGATGAGGCTAAGCCATTTGGTCTGGCGGTGGAAGACAGATCTCAAGCAACAACACCTGACACAACACCAGCCAGAACTCCAACAGATGAGAGTACGCCAACTAGCGAGCCCAACCCCTTCCCATTTCATGAGGGGAAGATGTTTGAGATGACTCGCAGTGGTGCAATTGACATGAGCAAGAGGGATTTTGTTGAAGAAAGACTCCAATTTTTTCAGATTGGTGAGCATACTTCTGAAGGGAAGTCAGGGGACAAGGGGGAAGGGGATAAAAGTACAGTCACTGCCATCACACAGCcacaggcaggggacagcacTGTAGAAACAACCCTAGAGAGACCAGTAGAAACAACAGCAGTTGAAAATATGCCCGGCATCCAGGCCAGTGGAGATTGCATGGAACAAACACTTGGTAGTAACTCCCCGGAGAAATCATCGGCAGCAGTAAACGCTTCCAAAGTTGATCCCAAATTGCGCACACCAAttaaaatgggaatttctgCTTCCACCATGACTCTGAAGAAAGATGGCCCTGGAGAAGTGACAGATAAGATAGAAGCTGTGATGCCAAGTGGTGAGGGATTAGAAAATGAAACTGTAGAAGTGATTGCGAGTTCAGCTTCTAGCCAGACGAGCTGTAGGCAAACAGAAAACACTGATTTTCcaaaagataattttaataacaacaacaatttGGATTCATCTGCTGTCCCT from the Melospiza georgiana isolate bMelGeo1 chromosome 8, bMelGeo1.pri, whole genome shotgun sequence genome contains:
- the ANK3 gene encoding ankyrin-3 isoform X6, whose amino-acid sequence is MAHAASQLKKNRDLEINAEEETEKKRKHRKRSRDRKKKSDTNASYLRAARAGNLEKALDYLKNGVDINISNQNGLNALHLASKEGHVEVVSELIQRGASVDAATKKGNTALHIASLAGQAEVVKVLVTNRANVNAQSQNGFTPLYMAAQENHLEVVKFLLDNGASQSLATEDGFTPLAVALQQGHDQVVSLLLENDTKGKVRLPALHIAARKDDTKAAALLLQNDHNADVESKSGFTPLHIAAHYGNINVATLLLNRGAAVDFTARNDITPLHVASKRGNANMVKLLLDRGAKIDAKTRDGLTPLHCGARSGHEQVVEMLLDRGAPILSKTKNGLSPLHMATQGDHLNCVQLLIQHNVPVDDVTNDYLTALHVAAHCGHYKVAKVLLDKKANPNAKALNGFTPLHIACKKNRIKVMELLLKHGASIQAVTESGLTPIHVAAFMGHVNIVSQLMHHGASPNTTNVRGETALHMAARAGQTEVVRYLVQNGAQVEAKAKDDQTPLHISARLGKADIVQQLLQQGASPNAATTSGYTPLHLSAREGHEDVASVLLDHGASLSIITKKGFTPLHVAAKYGKIEVANLLLQKNASPDASGKSGLTPLHVAAHYDNQKVALLLLDQGASPHASAKNGYTPLHIAAKKNQMDIATTLLEYGADANAVTRQGIAPLHLASQDGHVDMVSLLLARSANVSLSNKSGLTPLHLAAQEDRVNVAEVLVNQGAAVDAQTKMGYTPLHVGCHYGNIKIVNFLLQHSAKVNAKTKNGYTPLHQAAQQGHTHIINVLLQHGAAPNELTVNGNTALAIAKRLGYISVVDTLKVVTEETMTTITVTEKHKMNVPETMNEVLDMSDDEGEDAMTGDTDKYLGPQDLKELGDDSLPAEGYMGFSLGARSASLRSFSSDRSYTLNRSSYARDSMMIEELLVPAKDQHLTFQREFDSDSLRHYSWAADTLDNVNLVSSPIHSGFLVSFMVDARGGSMRGSRHHGMRIIIPPRKCTAPTRITCRLVKRHKLASPPPMVEGEGLASRLVEMGPAGAQFLGPVIVEIPHFGSMRGKERELIVLRSENGETWKEHQYDSKHEDLTEILNGMDEELDSAEELEKKRICRIVTKDFPQYFAVVSRIKQESNQIGPEGGVLSSTTVPRVQAAFPEGALTKRIRVGLQAQPVPEEIVKKILGNKATFSPIVTVEPRRRKFHKPITMTIPVPPPSGEGVTNGYKGDTTPSLRLLCSITGGTSPAQWEDITGTTPLTFSNDCVSFTTNVSARFWLADCHQVLETVGLATQLYRELICVPYMAKFVIFAKMNDPVESNLRCFCMTDDKVDKTLEQQENFEEVARSKDIEVLEGKPIYVDCYGNLAPLTKGGQQLVFNFYAFKENRLPFSIKVRDTSQEPCGRLSFLKEPKTTKGLPQTAVCNLNITLPAHKKETESDQDDETEKADRRQNFVSLALRKRYSYLTEPGMKTVERSAGATRSLPATYSYKPFFSTRPYQSWTTAPITVPGQTKSGFTSLSSSSSNTPTASPLKSIWSVSSTSPIKSTLGASTTSSVKSVSDVASPIRSFRTISSPIKTVVSQPPYNMQVTSGSFIRAPAVTEAASLKGLASTTTFPSRTSPVTTAGSLLERSSITMTPPASPKSNINMYSSSLPLKSVITSASSLLSSPLKSVVSPAKSAVDAVSSTKVMMASSLSSPAKHVAGHTDVPLLNGSVSPLKYPSSANLINGSKAAGVFQDKISAAAHSATCAANAVADTAERVFSTATTMSFSPLRSFVSSAPSAFQSMRTPPAGALYTALGSISATTSSVTSSTITVPVYSVVNVLSEPALKKLPESSSLTKSAAALLSPIKTLTTEARTQPTFTRTSSPIKSSLFLAPSALKLSTPSSLSSSQEILKDVAEMKEDLIRMTAILQTDVAEEKPFQPDIPKEGRIDDEEPFKIVEKVKEDLVKVSEILKKDVCLESKGSAKVPKSDQGHLSEDDWVEFSTEEIDEARQQALTSPPISVPEKVQIKTKTMSEKDYSLSKVIDYLANDIGSSSLTNIKYKFEEGKKEGEERQKRILKPAIALQEHKLKMPPASMRPSTSEKELCKIADSFFGTDTILESPDDFSQHDQDKSPLSDSGFETRSEKTPSAPQSAESTGPKPLFHDVPIPPVITETRTEVVHVIRSYEPSSEDIPEQKAEELPASKPSPTFMELEQKPSGSIKEKVKAFQMKASGSEEDDHKCVLGKGVRVKEETHITTTTRMVYHKPPCTESTSERIEETMSVHDIMKAFQSGRDPSKELAGLFEHKSSVTSDVSKSAETSPQHAEKDSKMKPKLERIIEVHIEQGNQAEPTEVIIRETKKHPEKEMYVYQKDLPRGDINLKELEKHDAFPCSDEQGQQEEEELTAEESLPSYLESSRVNTPVSQEEDSRPSSAQLMSDDSYKTLKLLSQHSVEYHDDELSELRGESYRFAEKMLLSEKLDVSHSDTEESVTDHALPLSVELQGTDKRCREKVATAPKKEIISKIYKDVSENGVGKMSKEDHYDKVTVLHYTGDVSSHKHAMWMRFTEDRLDRGREKLIYEDRVDRTVKEAEEKLTEVSQFFRDKTEKLNDELQSPEKKQHKKNGKEIHSSQSSASSSPEKVLLSELPSSGDDWSKVKQYAHDGKCFPKVDERKASSLPSSPEKRIYVQPAEDSKRTMEHKGSAQQTGVPETGFQLKQSKLSSIRLKFEQGISPRSKDVTQEEKKLDGQSKIPVKKLQESKLPVYQSYSREKHAKQIEVIDGSTALQKEVKIQEDLVPGKGKAVEDSRASDTQRTEMRKGVAECISEPRAKDLAYGSDSTAKGHWDKKIYRTWESPGTSNHKTQKEKLSHVLVPDTVKENHVDHAESKTDQKSEFITVTEHKVASNGIHSEEVKELTVKSPSKRVLYREFVVREGERNGEVADKVSKRKEEIAVSHIPVRIVEEKRAMLDGVYELSAKVSQSAVIQEKVERQIDYVEDEKIKHSEIRKVTKQQSSIGLSPPAEETELSPSKSPDSLECSPGKEFPSSDIADPSASDYLNKVAPLVSTEGVKEIKTLPVYVSFVQVGKQYEKEVQQGSIKKIVSQESKTVQETRGTFYTARQQKQPPSPQGSPEDDTLEQVSFIDSSGKSPLTPETPSSEEVSYEFTSKTPDSLIAYIPGKPSPIPEVSEESEEEAEAKTTSVKQAEVEEPQIDKTLPNLINKDSNKRPKGNRVAYIEFPPPPPLDADQGESEKKPHYSTESEMEMTEVNLQDEHDKCQLAEPVIRVQPPSPVPPGADVSDSSDDESLYQPVPLKKYTFKLKELEDDHKETSKPKAPEKIEKQKELGHPTSGKPNEFDNGVESPQNDVVQNGSNNDQSVTECSIATTAEFSHDTDATEIDSLDGYDLQDEDDGLTESDSKLAGPAVETKKDVWTTEGILKQTDRCFSQSKLEVIEEEGKVGPEEDKTPSKGPSSDKAGDKSDKKSGAQFFSLEGRHPDRTVFPDSYFSYKVDEEFATPFKTVATKSLDFDPWSNNRGDDEVFETKSREDEAKPFGLAVEDRSQATTPDTTPARTPTDESTPTSEPNPFPFHEGKMFEMTRSGAIDMSKRDFVEERLQFFQIGEHTSEGKSGDKGEGDKSTVTAITQPQAGDSTVETTLERPVETTAVENMPGIQASGDCMEQTLGSNSPEKSSAAVNASKVDPKLRTPIKMGISASTMTLKKDGPGEVTDKIEAVMPSGEGLENETVEVIASSASSQTSCRQTENTDFPKDNFNNNNNLDSSAVPTDDITCNVVLKEHLEPKCSLQKANQAKSTSGKGTGTTQGHRVRDKQKPHGEQQKSTELVGARGKSKLPVKASSVKQVFSQNNLQSNTGSKAKEASKPDKAKQNNSSPCLEARSRIPVKNTHRSNLARRTPALPKQEQVEKEKPKQLPSKLPVKVRSTSVTMTTVKVKKNQLREVCKHSIEYFKGISGETLKLVDRLSDEEKKMQSEVSDDEEDSTSRNTSLSEATQVYLPSITPKSARDMRTEAASIKSKSEKADSERRRSKRTGPQSPCERTDIRMAIVADHLGLSWTELARELNFSVDEINQIRVENPNSLIAQSFMLLKKWVTRDGKNATTDALTSVLTKINRIDIVTLLEGPIFDYGNISGTRSFADENNVFHDPIDGWQPDSSSVSEAPTSGRRIGGSLLDRLDESSDQCRDSVTSYVKGEAGKPETNGSLSESTSEAKTKSYIQEALNDVGKHGDKETLKTKSQISTGTDEQTLSSAAYQKSLEETSKPATEGSKTSVPVSVKKMGWSTSEDGKPRTSIQEEEGAVMSEQKQGEAYKVKTKKEVRHVEKKSYS